Proteins from a genomic interval of Pseudomonas sp. RC10:
- the hmpA gene encoding NO-inducible flavohemoprotein produces the protein MLNASDRAIVKSTVPLLESGGEALTTHFYKKLLNKYPQVRPLFNQAHQASGDQPRALANGVLMYARHIDQLDQLGGLVAKIINKHVALQILPEHYPLVGECLLEAIREVLGAEIATDEVIAAWGRAYGQLADILIGAEENIYEEKALAVGGWRGAREFKVVNKVAESAEITSFYFAPADGQPILDFTPGQYIGMQLFLNGEEIRRNYSLSARAGNNQYRISVKREPGGRASNYLHDKVQVGNSISLFPPSGEFTLAHSDKPLVLISGGVGITPTLAMLQAALETQRPIHFIHCARNGSVHAFRDWIEGLASKHPQLKQFYLYSEDDGVSAAAHAVGLLDQAQLEQWLPEDRDLDAYFLGPKGFMAAVKRQLKAAGVPDDQARYEFFGPASALE, from the coding sequence ATGTTGAATGCTTCGGATCGTGCCATCGTCAAATCCACCGTCCCGCTGCTGGAGAGCGGCGGTGAAGCCCTGACGACTCATTTTTACAAAAAGCTGCTCAATAAGTACCCCCAAGTCCGCCCGCTGTTCAATCAGGCGCACCAAGCGAGTGGCGATCAGCCCCGCGCCCTGGCCAACGGCGTGTTGATGTACGCCCGGCACATCGACCAACTCGATCAATTGGGTGGGTTGGTGGCCAAGATCATCAATAAGCACGTCGCGCTGCAAATTCTGCCGGAGCATTACCCGCTGGTCGGCGAGTGCCTGCTGGAAGCGATCCGTGAAGTGCTGGGTGCGGAAATCGCGACGGACGAGGTCATCGCTGCCTGGGGGCGGGCCTACGGGCAGTTGGCTGACATTCTGATTGGCGCCGAAGAAAACATCTACGAGGAAAAAGCCTTGGCCGTTGGCGGCTGGCGCGGTGCCCGTGAGTTCAAAGTCGTCAACAAAGTCGCCGAAAGTGCCGAGATTACATCGTTCTACTTCGCGCCCGCGGATGGCCAGCCGATCCTCGACTTCACCCCTGGTCAGTACATCGGTATGCAGCTGTTCCTGAACGGCGAAGAAATCCGCCGTAACTACTCATTGTCTGCGCGGGCCGGCAACAATCAGTACCGCATCAGCGTGAAGCGTGAGCCTGGCGGTCGTGCCTCCAACTACCTGCATGACAAAGTGCAGGTGGGGAACAGCATTAGCCTCTTCCCGCCTTCAGGGGAGTTCACCCTGGCGCACAGCGACAAGCCGCTGGTGCTGATCAGTGGGGGAGTGGGCATTACACCGACCCTGGCCATGCTGCAGGCGGCGCTGGAAACGCAGCGCCCAATCCATTTCATCCACTGCGCGCGCAATGGCTCGGTTCACGCGTTCCGCGACTGGATCGAGGGGCTGGCCAGCAAGCACCCTCAATTGAAACAGTTCTACCTGTACAGCGAAGATGATGGTGTCAGTGCGGCCGCGCACGCGGTGGGTTTGCTGGATCAGGCGCAACTGGAGCAGTGGTTGCCTGAGGACCGCGATCTGGATGCGTATTTCCTGGGGCCGAAAGGTTTCATGGCGGCAGTGAAGCGCCAATTGAAGGCGGCAGGTGTTCCGGATGACCAGGCGCGTTACGAGTTCTTCGGTCCGGCTTCAGCTCTCGAATGA
- a CDS encoding chemotaxis protein encodes MSKNVRADSLSLLLFTLRSGKLMAINLLKVSEIIPCPPLTRLPESHPHVKGVATLRGNSLSVIDLSRAIGERPLLDPDGGCLIVTDVSRSKQGLHVQAVSKIVHCLTTDIRPPPFGSGNKSFITGVTQVDGTLVQVLDIEKVIHGISPVQIVAQEAELSPEEVKVLSKARILVVDDSQVALQQSVITLRNLGIECHTARSAREAIDQLLDLQGTAHQINVVVSDIEMSEMDGYAFTRTLRETPDFQELYVLLHTSLDSAMNAEKAKAAGANAVLTKFSSPELTRCLIEAARTVEAQGI; translated from the coding sequence ATGTCCAAAAACGTCCGTGCGGATTCCCTCTCGCTGCTGCTGTTCACGTTACGCAGCGGAAAGCTGATGGCGATCAACCTGCTCAAAGTCAGTGAAATCATCCCCTGCCCTCCCCTCACTCGCCTTCCGGAATCACACCCCCATGTCAAAGGGGTCGCGACATTGAGGGGCAATTCGCTCTCGGTGATCGACCTGAGTCGTGCCATCGGCGAGCGCCCGCTGCTCGACCCGGACGGCGGCTGCCTGATCGTCACCGACGTCAGCCGCTCCAAGCAGGGGCTTCACGTGCAAGCGGTGAGCAAAATCGTCCACTGCCTGACCACCGATATCCGTCCGCCCCCTTTCGGCTCGGGCAACAAGTCGTTCATCACGGGCGTCACGCAAGTGGATGGCACGCTGGTTCAGGTGCTGGACATCGAAAAGGTCATCCACGGGATCTCGCCGGTGCAAATCGTCGCCCAGGAAGCCGAACTCAGCCCTGAAGAGGTCAAGGTATTGAGTAAGGCGCGTATTTTGGTGGTGGACGACAGCCAGGTCGCGTTGCAACAGTCCGTGATCACGCTGCGCAACCTCGGCATCGAATGCCACACAGCGCGCAGTGCCCGCGAGGCGATCGATCAACTGCTGGACCTGCAAGGTACGGCGCATCAGATCAACGTGGTGGTCTCCGATATCGAGATGTCGGAAATGGACGGATACGCGTTCACCCGCACCCTGCGCGAGACGCCAGACTTCCAGGAGCTTTACGTCCTGTTGCACACTTCGCTGGACAGCGCGATGAACGCCGAGAAAGCCAAAGCGGCTGGCGCCAACGCAGTGCTGACCAAGTTTTCTTCACCCGAGCTGACGCGATGCTTGATCGAAGCCGCCCGTACGGTCGAAGCCCAAGGGATCTGA
- a CDS encoding GNAT family N-acetyltransferase — protein MLDRSRPYGRSPRDLKPGVHDASPEHYWLMRRDLSQIHRPLGWPDSLHRVDFSRENAVAVHRLLRLGTELGGGRVPDFETWLDGFENDPEFDPALCFVLEDSSGVIAVAQCWTSAFIRNLVVHPRLQGQGVGLALLNHVFETFAARHEGHVDLKVMESNLTARRLYERAEMYYVQRCELEPR, from the coding sequence ATGCTTGATCGAAGCCGCCCGTACGGTCGAAGCCCAAGGGATCTGAAACCCGGCGTTCACGACGCCTCGCCAGAGCACTACTGGTTGATGCGTCGCGACCTGAGCCAGATTCATCGCCCGTTGGGCTGGCCTGACTCGTTGCACCGGGTGGATTTCTCCCGCGAAAACGCTGTTGCAGTCCATCGACTGCTCAGGCTCGGTACCGAGCTGGGCGGAGGTCGCGTGCCGGACTTCGAGACATGGCTCGACGGATTCGAGAACGATCCCGAATTCGATCCCGCGTTGTGTTTCGTCCTGGAAGACTCATCCGGTGTCATCGCCGTCGCGCAATGCTGGACCAGCGCATTCATCCGTAATCTTGTGGTTCATCCTCGCCTGCAAGGCCAGGGTGTCGGACTCGCCTTGCTAAACCATGTATTTGAGACATTCGCGGCACGGCACGAGGGGCATGTCGATTTGAAAGTCATGGAAAGCAACCTGACAGCCCGGCGTCTGTATGAGCGCGCTGAAATGTACTACGTGCAACGCTGCGAACTAGAACCCCGCTGA
- a CDS encoding GlxA family transcriptional regulator produces the protein MKSVAIVLFPHVQSLDVAGPLDVFAEANRYVAKGEGYQIVTIGAAPYPILASNGMPLGAQYELADAPKQFDILLVPGGPLLPESAEMPHITAWLHEATPLAGRYGSICTGAFILGHAGLLDDKQAATHWSHAQQLADLFPKARVEPDRIYVRDGKLMTSAGVTAGIDMALALVAEDHGPAISLAVAKRLLVVAQRQGGQSQFSPYLNASADDDTPVAKIQRYVMEHISEPFSVERLAEVVSMSPRSFARVFARDAKVTPAEFVQRARIDAARHLLEGSEMVIKAVAYHCGFGSAARMRLIFTQRLGVTPTQYRDSFRKEG, from the coding sequence ATGAAAAGCGTTGCGATTGTGCTGTTCCCCCATGTTCAGTCCCTGGATGTCGCAGGCCCGCTGGATGTGTTCGCCGAAGCCAATCGCTACGTCGCCAAAGGAGAGGGTTATCAGATCGTGACGATCGGCGCGGCGCCCTACCCCATCCTCGCCTCCAACGGCATGCCCCTCGGCGCGCAGTACGAGCTGGCCGATGCGCCGAAGCAATTCGACATCTTGTTGGTACCAGGCGGGCCGCTGTTACCCGAAAGTGCAGAAATGCCGCACATCACGGCCTGGCTGCATGAGGCAACGCCGCTGGCGGGTCGTTATGGCTCGATCTGCACCGGGGCTTTCATTCTCGGGCACGCCGGGTTGCTGGATGATAAACAGGCCGCGACCCATTGGAGCCATGCGCAGCAATTGGCCGATCTGTTTCCGAAAGCCAGGGTCGAGCCTGACCGGATTTACGTGCGAGACGGCAAGCTGATGACGTCGGCAGGGGTCACGGCGGGGATCGACATGGCGTTGGCGCTGGTGGCCGAAGATCACGGCCCGGCGATTTCGCTGGCGGTCGCCAAACGCTTGCTGGTCGTGGCCCAGCGTCAGGGAGGGCAATCGCAATTCAGCCCCTACCTGAATGCCTCGGCGGACGATGACACGCCGGTGGCGAAGATTCAGCGCTACGTGATGGAACATATCAGCGAACCGTTTTCAGTGGAGCGCTTGGCGGAGGTGGTGTCGATGAGCCCACGCAGCTTCGCTCGGGTGTTCGCCCGAGATGCGAAGGTCACCCCGGCCGAATTCGTGCAACGCGCCCGCATCGACGCCGCCCGGCACCTGCTGGAAGGCAGCGAAATGGTGATCAAGGCCGTGGCGTATCACTGCGGATTCGGCAGCGCTGCCCGCATGCGGTTGATCTTCACCCAACGGTTGGGCGTGACGCCCACGCAGTATCGAGACAGTTTTCGTAAGGAAGGCTAG
- a CDS encoding fimbrial protein codes for MLNMTTFSFSRWCPVFLSVLLMPATGMAMTCKTQGSGETVIRADLSSSVAIPATLPDGSVVWRSERLNAAIECAREASGPAEDVVLYLNPENVQIGEGIRAGLTLNGIDYLQNNGRIPTQHVLPACTEGMGNVAACPRVSFNLPFSVFIQKYGPTPPSGSASDLLDYRMFQVDSGNGMSPVPDNNLNYVINNLMGLRFVACDAELRVLPETVDFGTVPIKNVRVGEVATFQRFALATSRTCDSPFSLNARFTPVSGTLAGDVLVPVSNDSIGIRVTHAPAHQPIRFNEPFHIIDLLDGMYSGTADFNAELVWQTNTPTPGPFAAEVFVDLFYK; via the coding sequence ATGCTGAACATGACGACTTTTTCTTTCTCACGCTGGTGTCCGGTTTTTTTGAGTGTCCTGCTCATGCCTGCGACCGGCATGGCCATGACCTGCAAGACCCAGGGGTCGGGTGAAACGGTGATACGTGCCGATCTCAGCAGCAGCGTTGCCATTCCCGCAACGTTGCCTGATGGCAGCGTTGTCTGGCGTTCGGAGCGCTTGAACGCAGCAATCGAATGCGCCCGCGAAGCGTCCGGCCCTGCGGAAGACGTGGTGCTGTATCTGAATCCCGAGAACGTTCAGATCGGCGAAGGGATCCGTGCGGGGCTGACCCTCAACGGTATCGATTACCTGCAAAACAACGGGCGAATTCCCACGCAGCACGTGCTTCCGGCTTGCACCGAGGGAATGGGGAATGTCGCAGCCTGTCCAAGGGTCAGTTTCAATCTGCCGTTTTCGGTATTCATTCAGAAGTACGGGCCGACGCCGCCGTCCGGATCGGCCAGTGACTTGCTCGACTACCGCATGTTCCAGGTCGACAGCGGCAATGGCATGAGCCCGGTGCCGGACAACAACCTCAATTACGTCATCAACAATTTGATGGGCCTGCGGTTCGTGGCCTGTGATGCCGAGCTGCGAGTGCTGCCGGAAACCGTCGATTTCGGCACAGTGCCCATCAAGAACGTGCGTGTAGGGGAGGTGGCGACTTTTCAGCGGTTTGCGCTGGCGACGAGCCGCACCTGCGATTCACCGTTCAGCCTGAATGCGCGCTTCACCCCTGTGTCCGGCACGCTGGCGGGCGACGTGCTGGTGCCAGTCAGCAACGACAGCATTGGAATCCGTGTGACCCATGCACCAGCCCACCAACCGATTCGGTTCAACGAGCCGTTTCACATCATCGATCTGCTCGATGGTATGTATTCCGGTACCGCCGATTTCAACGCCGAACTGGTATGGCAGACCAACACCCCGACCCCAGGTCCATTCGCTGCAGAGGTGTTCGTGGACCTGTTTTACAAGTAG
- a CDS encoding molecular chaperone, which produces MKRATMICFIALLVGREAQAVVSLGGTRLVFDGRFREATLDVSNPGSGPVLIQAWIENPKADQATPGDLPFVLTPHLAQIIAQGRQTFRVLYEGVGMPQDRESLLHLYVLEVPRRSHAPQQMTIAVRQRINVFYRPKGLDGEPADVPQSLRWQRSMQDSDVLHVRNPTAFHAALLKITFGGVEIQEDLLLEPFSERSLRLPEGLKRAVGTGCLHFKALTDYGGQRDFSALSQDSEPFMARLHITSGRSSEPPLLNEKC; this is translated from the coding sequence ATGAAACGGGCGACCATGATCTGTTTCATCGCACTGCTGGTCGGCCGTGAAGCGCAGGCGGTCGTGTCATTGGGCGGGACGCGGCTGGTGTTCGATGGCCGGTTTCGGGAAGCGACGCTTGACGTCAGCAATCCCGGCAGCGGTCCGGTATTGATTCAGGCCTGGATCGAAAACCCAAAAGCCGATCAGGCAACACCCGGGGATCTGCCGTTCGTACTGACCCCCCATCTGGCACAGATTATTGCGCAAGGGCGACAGACTTTTCGGGTGCTTTATGAGGGTGTCGGCATGCCGCAAGATCGCGAATCCCTGCTTCACCTGTATGTGCTGGAAGTGCCCCGTCGTAGCCATGCACCGCAGCAAATGACCATCGCGGTGCGTCAGCGCATCAACGTGTTCTATCGGCCAAAAGGCCTTGATGGCGAACCCGCCGACGTGCCGCAAAGCCTTCGCTGGCAACGGAGCATGCAAGATTCCGACGTCCTTCACGTACGCAATCCGACGGCGTTCCATGCCGCGCTGCTGAAGATTACTTTCGGCGGGGTCGAGATTCAGGAAGACCTCCTGCTCGAACCGTTTTCAGAGCGTTCACTTCGCTTGCCGGAGGGGCTGAAACGGGCTGTCGGAACGGGCTGCCTGCACTTCAAGGCACTCACCGATTACGGCGGACAGCGCGACTTTTCGGCCCTGTCGCAGGACTCGGAACCGTTTATGGCTCGACTGCATATCACGTCCGGTCGCAGCTCTGAGCCCCCTCTACTCAACGAGAAATGCTGA
- a CDS encoding fimbria/pilus outer membrane usher protein produces MTEGGSDSATSVSPPSTVKFNTAFIQGTDQPADLETFLQGNSVVPGTYRVDIYVNRALSGRRDIPFVANPATGAIEACLTLEMLQQFGMDTSGLSSADNAPDRCFDLAAKVQFAHVEYQPTSLRLNISIPQAMMLRSVRGYVAPELWDEGETAAFVNYTFSGARRTRGGQTQDQYYLGLRNGLNLGAWRLRNESSLVYGDAQPYRFRSNRSFLQRDVTALKSQLTLGETFTESQIFDSVRFVGAMLASDDGMLPDSERVYAPVIRGIAETNATVEVRQNGFMLYSGNVSPGPFEISDIYPSGSNGDLEITVVEADGRKRVFVQAYASLPIMVPKGALRYSLAAGSYDSHDESGESPTFTSATLIYGLTERMTVAGGTQVAEDFRAGNIGAGVNTGVGAVSLDVTQSVSEQARETHTGQSVRVRYANTLDLTNTTLAVAGYRYSTDRYRTFDEHVEERQALNGTRYGRAKDRLEFNLTQALPEQSASLSFTGSEQRYWDSTGKTRQFYLTWNAAWRSLSYGISVERNQTFLTDGQRQSDNRIALTLSLPLGNGPSSSRAFFNAVRDSVGDHDMQAGLNGQVFDDRSTFYSVQAGQDSRSGASGSGKINTTTPFGRFDVGYGQGRDYRAFNVGAAGSVVAHAGGVNLGQPLGETFALVQVKDVAGARLSNYSHIETAGNGYAVLPYTQPYRANWVSLDTRQLGADVELENPVTQVIPRRGAVPVVKFQAQVGRRVQFELVREDGSRVPLGAVVEDGHGKLLAAVDPTSRALVLSEQDSGELMVKWSDQHCRAPFDLPPRDPQRTYDRITVTCR; encoded by the coding sequence ATGACTGAAGGCGGCAGCGATAGCGCCACGTCCGTTTCGCCCCCGTCAACGGTGAAATTCAACACGGCTTTCATTCAGGGAACCGATCAGCCCGCCGACCTGGAGACCTTCCTTCAAGGCAACAGCGTGGTGCCGGGAACGTACAGGGTCGACATTTACGTCAACCGGGCCTTGAGTGGGCGGCGCGACATCCCTTTTGTGGCGAATCCGGCAACCGGCGCGATAGAGGCCTGCCTGACCTTGGAGATGCTCCAACAGTTCGGCATGGACACCTCGGGGTTGAGCAGCGCGGACAACGCGCCTGACCGCTGCTTCGATCTGGCTGCCAAGGTCCAGTTCGCCCATGTGGAATACCAGCCCACCAGCCTGCGACTGAACATCAGCATTCCCCAAGCCATGATGTTGCGCAGCGTGCGGGGCTATGTGGCTCCGGAGTTGTGGGACGAGGGCGAGACGGCAGCGTTCGTCAATTACACCTTCAGCGGCGCCCGTCGTACGCGGGGCGGTCAGACGCAGGATCAGTATTATCTCGGCCTGCGTAATGGGCTGAACCTGGGTGCCTGGCGATTGCGCAACGAATCATCGCTGGTCTACGGCGATGCTCAGCCTTATCGCTTTCGCAGCAACCGGAGCTTTCTTCAGCGAGACGTGACAGCGCTCAAGAGTCAACTGACCTTGGGTGAAACGTTCACGGAGTCCCAGATCTTCGACAGCGTACGGTTCGTGGGCGCGATGCTGGCCTCCGATGACGGCATGCTGCCCGATAGCGAGCGGGTGTACGCCCCGGTTATTCGGGGCATTGCCGAGACCAACGCGACAGTCGAAGTGCGCCAGAACGGCTTCATGCTCTACAGCGGCAACGTGTCGCCGGGGCCGTTCGAAATCTCGGATATCTACCCCAGCGGCTCAAATGGCGATCTGGAAATCACTGTGGTTGAGGCCGACGGGCGCAAGCGCGTTTTCGTACAGGCCTATGCGTCGTTGCCGATTATGGTGCCCAAGGGGGCATTGCGTTACAGCCTCGCAGCGGGGAGCTACGACAGCCACGACGAGTCAGGCGAATCACCGACCTTCACCAGCGCGACGCTGATCTACGGTCTGACCGAGCGCATGACGGTGGCGGGAGGCACGCAGGTCGCCGAAGATTTTCGGGCAGGAAACATCGGCGCAGGGGTTAACACAGGCGTCGGTGCGGTGTCGCTGGACGTGACTCAATCCGTCAGCGAGCAGGCGCGTGAAACCCACACCGGGCAAAGCGTGCGGGTGCGTTATGCCAACACGCTGGACCTGACCAACACGACGCTGGCCGTCGCCGGTTATCGCTATTCCACCGACCGGTATCGCACGTTTGACGAGCATGTCGAGGAGCGCCAAGCCTTGAACGGTACGCGGTACGGGCGCGCCAAAGATCGTCTTGAATTCAACCTCACGCAGGCGCTGCCGGAACAGTCTGCGTCGTTGAGCTTTACGGGTTCTGAACAACGCTACTGGGACTCGACGGGCAAGACGCGACAGTTTTACCTGACATGGAACGCAGCCTGGCGCAGCCTCAGCTACGGCATTTCTGTAGAACGCAATCAGACCTTTCTGACTGACGGCCAGCGGCAGTCGGACAACCGCATTGCCCTGACGCTCAGCTTGCCGTTGGGGAACGGCCCGTCGTCTTCGCGGGCTTTTTTCAATGCCGTCCGCGACAGCGTCGGCGACCACGACATGCAGGCCGGTCTCAATGGCCAAGTCTTCGATGATCGCAGCACGTTCTATTCGGTACAGGCCGGGCAAGACAGTCGTTCAGGGGCGTCCGGGTCCGGCAAGATCAACACCACCACACCGTTCGGCCGTTTCGATGTTGGCTACGGCCAAGGGCGCGACTATCGGGCATTCAACGTCGGTGCGGCGGGGTCAGTGGTCGCCCATGCCGGTGGCGTGAACCTCGGCCAGCCGTTGGGTGAAACCTTCGCGCTGGTACAGGTGAAGGACGTCGCGGGCGCGCGGCTGAGCAATTACAGCCACATCGAAACAGCCGGCAATGGCTATGCGGTGTTGCCTTACACCCAGCCGTATCGGGCCAATTGGGTCAGTCTGGATACGCGACAGTTGGGCGCTGATGTGGAACTCGAAAATCCGGTGACGCAGGTCATTCCACGCCGGGGAGCGGTGCCAGTGGTGAAGTTCCAGGCACAGGTCGGGCGACGGGTGCAGTTCGAACTGGTGCGCGAAGACGGCAGCCGCGTGCCGCTCGGCGCGGTGGTTGAAGACGGCCACGGTAAGCTGCTTGCAGCGGTTGACCCCACCAGCCGCGCCTTGGTGCTGAGCGAGCAGGACAGTGGCGAGTTGATGGTCAAATGGTCCGATCAGCACTGTCGGGCGCCTTTCGATTTGCCGCCGCGAGACCCTCAGCGCACCTACGACCGCATCACGGTGACGTGCCGATGA
- a CDS encoding molecular chaperone — MTLAIQAQAGIVLNTTRVIYPATDKEVSLQVHNTGTSEILAQSWLEADNESPAASHPLFAITPALARMAGNAKQLIRIIYAGEGLPTDRESVLWLNVQEIPQTARENELQIAIRQRIKLFYRPQGLTEDPLQAAQTLQWQVRDGQLEVVNPGPYHVSMIKLSASHRGQVVFQEDSRMLAPKAHMQWPLKVISRQAPLDLAFISINDFGGQERYRAQVTTERNTQATKAESRPD, encoded by the coding sequence ATGACGCTGGCGATTCAGGCACAGGCTGGCATCGTGTTGAACACCACGCGCGTCATCTATCCGGCGACAGACAAAGAAGTCAGCTTGCAGGTCCACAACACCGGCACGTCAGAAATTCTCGCGCAGTCATGGCTTGAGGCTGACAACGAGAGTCCGGCCGCCAGCCACCCTTTGTTCGCGATCACCCCTGCGCTGGCCAGAATGGCCGGTAATGCCAAGCAGCTGATCCGGATTATCTATGCCGGAGAAGGCCTGCCTACCGACCGGGAATCGGTGCTGTGGCTCAACGTTCAGGAGATTCCACAGACTGCGCGCGAAAACGAATTGCAGATCGCGATTCGGCAGCGAATCAAGCTGTTCTACCGCCCTCAGGGGCTGACCGAAGACCCGCTGCAGGCTGCGCAGACCCTGCAATGGCAGGTGCGCGATGGGCAACTCGAAGTCGTCAATCCCGGCCCTTACCACGTGTCGATGATCAAGCTCTCGGCGAGCCATCGCGGGCAAGTGGTCTTTCAGGAGGACAGTCGAATGCTGGCGCCCAAAGCCCATATGCAATGGCCATTGAAGGTGATCAGTCGGCAGGCCCCGTTGGACCTGGCGTTCATCAGCATCAACGATTTCGGTGGACAAGAGCGTTACCGCGCGCAGGTGACGACTGAACGGAACACTCAAGCCACAAAGGCAGAATCACGGCCCGACTAG
- a CDS encoding fimbrial protein yields MKKISLSLAIVAAMGLGAVGSANAANNGKLVFSGTLTDITCDVGAGTGASPGTNPGEINVDMGNVSFSEIGRFADNKLETASPIQLLVNCTGGAAQYNTVDMRFVARQGSGLDNLDQKLLRATGAADGVGIGLLNSSYQLMDLSGNETIDAPLVQDGAGGATAELNFGAVYVLNGAATNPGNADGFLPFVMDYQ; encoded by the coding sequence ATGAAAAAGATCTCTCTTTCTCTGGCTATCGTGGCCGCAATGGGCTTGGGCGCTGTGGGCAGTGCAAACGCAGCGAACAATGGCAAGCTGGTGTTCAGCGGCACCCTCACCGACATCACCTGTGACGTCGGTGCTGGCACGGGCGCAAGCCCTGGCACCAATCCGGGCGAAATCAATGTCGATATGGGCAACGTCTCGTTCTCCGAAATCGGCCGGTTCGCCGACAACAAACTGGAAACCGCGTCGCCGATTCAATTGCTGGTCAATTGCACCGGCGGCGCCGCGCAATACAACACCGTGGACATGCGCTTCGTCGCTCGGCAAGGCAGCGGCCTGGATAACCTCGATCAGAAACTGCTGCGCGCCACCGGTGCGGCCGACGGTGTGGGCATCGGTCTGCTGAATTCGTCCTATCAACTGATGGACCTGAGCGGCAACGAAACCATTGATGCACCGCTGGTGCAGGATGGTGCGGGCGGCGCTACTGCCGAACTCAACTTCGGTGCGGTGTACGTGCTGAATGGTGCGGCCACCAACCCTGGTAATGCGGACGGCTTCCTGCCTTTCGTGATGGATTATCAGTGA
- a CDS encoding efflux RND transporter periplasmic adaptor subunit yields MPKNKKSVLAVAALAVVIAAGVWVVKRPTEKKVSAPAAVPVQVIHVVKQDVPRYVTGIGSVLSLQSVVIRTQVDGILTRLAVKEGQQVKTGDLLATIDDRSIRAALEQAKAQLAQGQAQLDVAEVDLKRYKLLTVDNSISKQQFDQQQALVNQLKATVQGNQASINASQVQLSYTQIRSPVTGRVGIRNVDEGNFLRVSDAVGLFSVTQIDPVSVEFSLPQQMLPTLHDLLASADPAKVNAYMGEGATGTLLGEGKLTLIDNQVAATTGTIRAKAVFENGAEKLWPGQLVTVRIQTAIDRDALKVPPQVVQRGIDQHYVYRVKGDTVEVIPVKVLYQDSDLTLISGVSAGDVLISDGQSRLKNGSHIEIVKAQAVDTLADAATGASGAAK; encoded by the coding sequence ATGCCCAAAAACAAGAAATCTGTGCTAGCCGTTGCTGCTCTTGCTGTCGTGATTGCGGCTGGCGTCTGGGTGGTCAAGCGTCCCACAGAGAAAAAAGTCAGCGCGCCCGCCGCAGTGCCTGTTCAAGTCATCCACGTGGTCAAGCAGGATGTGCCGCGCTACGTCACTGGCATCGGGTCGGTACTCTCGCTGCAGAGCGTGGTGATTCGCACTCAGGTGGACGGCATCCTGACCCGGCTGGCCGTGAAGGAAGGGCAACAGGTCAAGACCGGCGACTTGCTGGCGACCATCGACGACCGATCCATCCGCGCGGCCCTCGAACAGGCCAAGGCGCAGTTGGCCCAAGGCCAGGCGCAGCTGGACGTCGCTGAAGTAGACCTCAAGCGCTACAAGCTGCTCACCGTTGATAACAGCATTTCCAAGCAGCAATTCGATCAGCAGCAGGCGTTGGTCAACCAGCTGAAAGCGACGGTTCAGGGGAATCAGGCCTCGATCAACGCCTCGCAGGTTCAACTGTCTTACACGCAGATTCGCTCCCCGGTGACCGGCCGCGTCGGCATTCGCAACGTCGATGAAGGCAATTTCCTGCGCGTCAGTGACGCCGTCGGTCTGTTCTCGGTGACCCAGATCGATCCGGTGTCGGTGGAGTTCTCATTGCCCCAACAAATGCTCCCGACCCTGCACGACTTGCTGGCGTCCGCCGACCCGGCCAAGGTCAACGCCTACATGGGGGAAGGCGCGACCGGTACTTTGCTCGGTGAGGGCAAGCTCACGTTGATTGACAACCAAGTCGCTGCCACGACGGGCACCATTCGCGCCAAGGCCGTCTTCGAGAACGGGGCCGAAAAACTGTGGCCCGGCCAGTTGGTCACTGTGCGCATTCAGACTGCGATCGATCGCGACGCGTTGAAAGTCCCGCCACAAGTGGTGCAGCGCGGCATCGACCAGCATTATGTCTACCGGGTCAAGGGCGATACCGTCGAAGTGATCCCGGTTAAAGTGCTGTATCAAGACAGCGACCTGACCTTGATCAGCGGTGTGAGCGCCGGTGACGTGCTGATCAGCGACGGCCAGTCGCGGCTCAAGAACGGTTCGCACATTGAAATCGTCAAAGCACAAGCGGTGGACACCTTGGCCGACGCCGCCACAGGCGCGTCTGGAGCCGCGAAATGA